The sequence TACTCCGTTTGCAGCATGGGAAGGTCTGCCCTTGTGGTTATTATTCTCTGCAATTtatatctctatatatatatgtatatatatatgggtaCGTGTTTGAGCTAATTTTTCTTCTGTACGTCTCAGACTTACGTTGCTCAAGTTTGTGAATTTCTTGGTTTTAACAATCCTTCAAGAGAGAGCGAAATTCGTGGCGAGATAAAAGTCGTTTTTTCTTGTGATCCAAACGACTCACATCTGCTGGTGAGCTTCTTCTGCTCCACTTATTTGTTCTAATATTGCTGGTTCTAACATTGGAATTAACCTCACAGGTAAATCTCACCTTGGACAAAATTCTACGGCTTCAAAACGAGGGACCTTCTACTGAAGAAGTGCTGACCATCCTTAAAACTGAGCAAAAGGAGCATGACGATGCATTACAGGTCTATGTTTGCTAAAAGTATTGGCATACTGTTTCTTGGTAATGTTACAGAGAATGTATAAATGTAGCTTCTGCGCAAAAATGATATTTGGATCATAAGCTAATATGACTGGGCCTTGTGCATTTTCGAGTTGATTACATGATGTTCTTATGTCGATTCTTGTTAATGTAGGATAATGAATATTGGCTGGCTATGATTCTTGGCAGCTACCGATCGAGGAGTTATTCTGGAGATGTTGGTGCATCATTCGAGGTTGAAGTCACTTTCTATTCAACCTCACTCTTTGACTTCTATGGTTTAACTCCTCCTGcagttgcattttatttatttaatcgtAAGTGCAGGATGATAACGAGGGTCGTGCCAGAGCTAGAGATAACTTTACCCCAGCAAAAGCACAATCAACATTGCAGAGGATTATTCCTTTTCCTTGCACAAAGCAGTACATCTTAGCAATTCAAATGCCTGAAAGTTGATTTGAGTTTCTGGTACTATATCGCGCTAAAGTCATTAGCTTTGTTCTCAATAGTTGCAGGAGTACACTTATATTGATGGGATTGTTGGATATACCTGATATTGTGGTGAGTAGTTTCTTATACAATGAAAGTCAAAACATATGGATTAAGTAGATTTGTGATTCATGAGACAGACACCCAAGCAATTGTTATTCTTTTGCCCGATTTTGCTTCTGTTTGTTGCTGGGTTTCTTCATGTATCATTTTAGTAGCACATGTAACAATACTTTCGTTTCAACAGTCGTTTGGTTGACCAGCTTTATTGTTTACATAGAAAATCCAGTTATGCATTTTCAAGGGCACATTGCATCATGTTTTAGTAAAGGTTCTTTATGTCAGTGACATCTGGTTGACCTGTTTAGCTATATTTACATTTATTTTCACTCTGATATTCAAATGAGAAGTATTGTTTTCTTATAGAGTGcaaacatatttttatattggttGTCGTCTTACACTCTTATTAGATTTCAAGTTcatagtgtatatatatatggcaTTTGCTATACAAAtataagaattaaaaaaaaatgcactGTTTATTTGTTATTTGACACATTGAATATGCTATATGAACATTAGTTAATTTACGGGTTACCAAAGAGAAGTTTATATAATGATTTATTTGGaacataatttcaaaaataatccaCTATCTCTTCTCCTGGTAAATAAgagttaaaaatatattttaataaaataaaaaaaataatctgcTAATAAAATAATACGATAAAGACAAGATTACAATTGTAAATAAATCTTCAccaaattaattgaaattagTTATTATAAAGGGATTTACTTTAATAATATAGATAGACatgcttaaaatatattttattgataATCTTGACATTATCATATTGTCTTTTTATTCTCATAATCCCATCGACGACCATGGACATCTCATTGCGATTTTtgctcataaataaatattttcattatatttgagaactgctgtttcaattttttttttttttgcatgcatttttttaaatgttttatccATATATCATCAATtataaaagtgtgaaccaaTGTTAAAGTTTTAAATCGTGTATTTTCAACTTtatcctttatatatatatatatgcatacttAAGATATTTGATAGGGATGTTTTTGTAAAATTACTTATTATAATAAggtcaaaattatcaaattatgtGTATACTAGATAaagatataatttttaaaaaattaaaattcaaaatttttttggtttttatatCTTTGTAGATAGATGAATTGATCAGAATTTTCCATTAAAATCTTTATTCAAGaatattcaaatttcaaaattcgtTGTTTTATTTCTTGTAGGTGAAATGAAATTAGTTTTTTCACAAAAACTTAATTTTAaccgaattttttttgtttcgtTTACTTGTAaatatattgaaatatttttacataagaacttaatttgtttttttgtttgaagTAAAACTTAATTTGTTTAAGGATCTGATTTTGCTActattacaaaaaaaatatttttctcataaaaaaaAGTCGTTTAAAAAAAGAATCAAATTATAAAGATAAAATACAAATTATTGATGAAGATAACATCATAATAATTGCTATTGAAgattatgaaaatattgattctttcacaaaggaaaaaaaaacggatgacaaaataaaaaaaaaaccgtgaaagaaataaaagttcaaaatataaataaaatagacATTCGACCCAACCTGAACCAACTAGAAAATGGCAAACCCGAACCGGCTAACACGATCAAGCTGAACCAACctgatttttaagttttttaaattcttttaacaaaacaattaaataaaaattcaaacacacaataatattagtaatatttaatttaatcacataataaaaaatatataagcttatatataatataaatttgaaagtctagttgtagaaaatttaaagtatatttactaaaaaaataaaaaattgtacaaaataaacattaaataccgaaaatatattatattaatacacaatacaattttttcaaaaataaaatgtataaaaatatagtaaatatttttttacttttatataaaaaataattataaaaatcttCGGGTCAATCCAAGTTGACTTGAACCCGATTTGACCCGAACCCACAACCCTAACCCTATATTTTTCGGGTCGACTCGTGTCGTGTTGGCGAATTGGGTTGAGTTTTGACACCACTATATTACGTTGAATTTACTATTCATTAAAgtaacatgaaaaacattaatttGTAGCAAATTAATCTCTTCTCAACTTATTTTTTTCACAAGTCTCATCGACAATGAAAATGTGTTCCTACGTGCCTAGCACATATCTCTTCCtagtaaatataaaaaatctcAAGATTATCATTATGTGACTTTAAATattgtatataaatattatacacaggaagataatatttaaattataattataataatataaatatgtctgtaattaaaaattaaaattgggtTATTTAAAATTACTGGAGATGTCCATTATATTTTGAATAAATCAATCTTATTCGAACTGTTAATAACGAAATTATTTGAATGAGAatgttttatataatttgattatATAGGACTGGACGTGACTGATTTTGAATTTCTAGTAAATTAATTCAATACTAATCAACGAGAATCACATGAGTCGATCTTAATTTTGAGTGATTAATAAACTCATGtttatgatgtttttttttaaaaatatctcaGTTATGACACAATTTAGATGGTGTCAAAATTCTTGGTACAttataaatacaataaaataaataaatgaaaatattaatatacAAGATGAAATGCATTCGTTTATAAACTTAATATACAAGATAAAATGCATTTCTTTATAAAATTAGATAGACGATTCCCTTTACTGTTGATTTGGGACTTGAGTAATAAGAAcacatatatacacacacatatatatatatatatatatatataatatatatatatatatatatatatatatatatatatatatatatatgtatatcatTCATTTGAGGATGAACGAGATTTAAAGACAAAAAATATAACTAAAGAAGTTACGTGAAAATTATCTAACTCAAGATACAAATTATTTATGTAAAATTGATTCATGTGTAATAACTACGTCAATTAACTATTCACTTTTTCGTTTAgcaattttatatttatcttttcaAAAGTACAATTCCAAGTTTTCTGTGAAATAAATTTGaaactaataaaaattaatatataaattaaagagcTTAAATTTATAATCAATTTTATTGAGTCTCGAAATTATAGGTCCATAGTTGCCCGATTTAATTCTATCACTTTTGATATGAGTAGTAGATTTACTAActcaaaattattgaattttaagttaGCGCACTCTCAAAATATGTTCGATTTAGTTGTTACATtgattatataaaatatgaaagACCTTTTCCATGGATTCCAAACAATCTGCAACACAACGCATTACACATGCATAGATTGATGCAAAGATAtatactttaaaaaaattaaagataacTGCGATTAGAAAGATCATTACTTCAAAAATTCGaattgtatatattatatatatatatatatattatatgaatgATAAAAGTCACTATATGTAAATTTGAAAGGGTTATGAATGATAAAAGTCCAATCCGACCCgacaaatattaatttttatgtcaaaaacatTACTTTATCTAATTTTAACTAAATACATAGACCCTTTctcacaataaaaaaataaccatCATATCTTTGGAAATGAAATGAAGAAGTCTGCGTCTTATATTAGTATTAGTTAAATAAACCCCAAAATACTCGACTAAAATTTATTGTTAcctttaaaaattaaaacactACTTATCCAAACTTAAGCAGAATATCACAAATCTTGATCAAAACAACCTTTCTCATGACCCCACTAAGCAGAATGCGTGAGAATAACCGTAGGCTTCTTCGCGATCCACTATTATCGAAAATTCAGCCATGCTGCAAAACCAAAATGTAGTAACATAAAAGGGTGGGTAGTAGATGTAAAAAGTCATAGTTTccgtaatttatttatatttaattaattatgaatCGGCCATTTTAGATGCTAATGTCAGGtttgtaaaaatattatgaCATAAAAATCCCAAAACTAACACTCTCAACAGATTAAGAATATGCATAGTCAAAGAGAGAAATGTAGTTAACATTACCTTGATATACCTAATTCCCCGGTAGTTCTCCGCAAACACCGTCGGCATACCATCAGCCAATACTTTTTTGTTACTTCATGCTGGCTCCCACACGCACGACTGTTGAAACGAAACAGTATTGTTACATGTGTGACTGAAATGTACAAGTTGATGCCATGAAGAAATTCAGCAACAAACAGAAGCAAAATCGGGCAAAAGAACTTGAGTGTCTGTCGTTGGAACATAATGCCAAAGACAAAGAATTGCACCACATTAACACACCAAGTGCAGACATGGGGGAGCTAGCCATACCAAAAACTAAATGACTGATGATATTTGATGAACCGCAAAAGTCAACATTCGACTATATGTTACCATGTTACAATATCAGGTATAAGCGACGCTTAAGCCAACAATCCCATCAAAATTGtgccaaaaattaaaaatcaatcggAATGAAAAAACCACATATTAAAGGCACTTCTCTTATTAAAGCACATACAGCAGAATCAAATCTCAGTTGGGGGCATATATTTTTAACAGACATGTTGAGATGAAAGTTAGATTCATAAGTGAGTGTAACATGCTCCAAAGTAGATATGTAAAATTGTAGCAGTACCTAGGAATACATAAACGGCTAAAGTTGCAACAAGGGTGACCGAAACAAGAGTATCTTGTATGCACTCTATAAGCAACCAATACTTCTCATTTGAATATCACAGAGTGAAAATAAATGTGTAAATATAGCCGAACAGGTCAACCAGATGTCCCTGGCAAAAAGGAACCTTTACTAAAACATACTACTGCAATGAGCCCTTAAAAATGCACAACTGGATTTCCTAAACACAAAATAAAGCTGTCACTGTATAGAAAGCAATCACCAAACGTTATCTCCTCACAAACCCTGAGTGTTGGTTCGGCTGAATTGGGCAAGGCAACcacatataataatataataataaacaaaAGGTCGACGAAAAATTACAAAGAACAGGCTCAAGACAATGGGAAAGACAACCAAATGCCTTCAACACAACTATGATATTTCTTAAGTGGCTTGGAATACCATCGTGCACAAATGCTCACAAAATCGGAAATTTCATCAACCATTATCTCCCATCTAGCATAATATCGACTTGATTTATGTATCAATGTCTCCTCACTCCAACAAaggaaaaaaacaaaagaaaaggcaagcatatatcaaactcgatacaaacataaaaaaattattgctcACACGGCTGTACAACCTCGACTTTCGATGgttcataaattttaaaaattactttAAAATTCTTATTTCCTTATTCATACTCGTCCCAAGAGGTGAAAGTTTTTTTCGAATAATCCCATGTTCAACATTTTAATTACAGATCTCATTATTTGCAGAACCACGCAACTTTCATTCAATATGGGAGCCTCAAAATGATTTGAAATTATGCTGACCACCGAATCTAACAAGCATAACTA comes from Henckelia pumila isolate YLH828 chromosome 4, ASM3356847v2, whole genome shotgun sequence and encodes:
- the LOC140859825 gene encoding zinc protease PQQL-like isoform X2; amino-acid sequence: MEDVHLVNLLCKLMEENITGVLRLQHGKTYVAQVCEFLGFNNPSRESEIRGEIKVVFSCDPNDSHLLVNLTLDKILRLQNEGPSTEEVLTILKTEQKEHDDALQDNEYWLAMILGSYRSRSYSGDVGASFEDDNEGRARARDNFTPAKAQSTLQRIIPFPCTKQYILAIQMPES